In Halovivax gelatinilyticus, the following are encoded in one genomic region:
- the ftsZ gene encoding cell division protein FtsZ, with protein sequence MQDIVQDALENAEAEARDMDVSMDDDEFGDPRIVIIGAGGAGNNTINRLYNIGVEGADTIAINTDKQHLKMIEADTKILVGKSLTQGLGAGGDPQMGERATEMAQSTIKDVLGDADLVFVTAGMGGGTGTGAAPVAAKIAKEQGAIVVGMVSTPFNVERARTVKAEEGLEKLRETADSIIVLDNNRLLDYVPNLPIGKAFSVMDQIIAETVKGISETITQPSLINLDYADMSTIMNQGGVAVMLVGETQDKNKTEEVVRDAMNHPLLDVDYRGASGGLVHITGGPDLTLKEAEGIADNITERLEASANVIWGARIQENYKGKVRVMAIMTGVQSAQVLGPTTQKQADKSRASIEGVTDADFDASNNVDTGSNSGYGAHSDGGHDELERNNGVDVIR encoded by the coding sequence ATGCAAGACATCGTTCAGGACGCCCTCGAAAATGCCGAAGCCGAAGCCCGAGACATGGACGTCTCGATGGATGATGACGAATTCGGTGACCCGCGGATCGTCATCATCGGCGCCGGCGGCGCCGGTAACAACACCATCAACCGACTGTACAACATCGGCGTCGAGGGAGCCGATACGATCGCGATCAACACGGACAAACAGCACCTGAAGATGATCGAAGCCGACACGAAGATCCTCGTCGGCAAGTCGCTCACTCAGGGGCTCGGTGCCGGTGGCGATCCGCAGATGGGCGAGCGCGCCACCGAAATGGCCCAGAGCACCATCAAAGACGTCCTCGGTGACGCCGATCTCGTCTTCGTCACCGCCGGAATGGGTGGCGGTACCGGTACCGGTGCGGCCCCCGTCGCCGCGAAAATCGCGAAGGAACAGGGTGCGATCGTCGTCGGGATGGTCTCGACGCCGTTTAACGTCGAACGCGCTCGAACGGTAAAAGCCGAAGAGGGACTGGAGAAACTGCGCGAAACCGCAGACTCGATCATCGTCCTCGACAACAACCGACTGCTCGATTACGTCCCGAACCTCCCGATCGGAAAGGCGTTCTCGGTGATGGATCAGATCATCGCAGAAACCGTCAAGGGAATCTCGGAGACGATCACCCAGCCGAGCCTGATCAATCTGGACTACGCCGACATGTCCACGATCATGAATCAGGGCGGCGTCGCGGTGATGCTCGTCGGCGAGACCCAGGACAAGAACAAGACCGAAGAGGTCGTCCGCGACGCGATGAACCACCCGCTGTTAGACGTCGATTACCGCGGTGCCTCCGGCGGATTGGTCCACATCACCGGCGGTCCGGACCTTACGTTAAAAGAGGCCGAGGGAATCGCCGACAACATCACCGAGCGGCTCGAGGCCTCTGCCAACGTCATCTGGGGCGCACGCATTCAGGAGAACTACAAGGGCAAGGTCCGCGTCATGGCCATCATGACCGGCGTACAGAGCGCCCAGGTTCTCGGCCCGACCACGCAGAAGCAGGCGGATAAATCCCGCGCCAGCATCGAGGGCGTCACCGACGCCGACTTCGACGCGAGCAACAACGTCGATACCGGTTCGAATTCCGGATACGGCGCACACAGCGACGGTGGGCACGACGAACTCGAACGCAACAACGGCGTCGACGTCATCCGCTGA
- a CDS encoding SelT/SelW/SelH family protein: protein MATVEIQYCVPCGHLERAQSLQESLLTEFGQELDAVSLVTGDAGVFTVRADDELLFDKSEDEYDVEEIVDGVGERL from the coding sequence ATGGCGACAGTCGAGATTCAGTACTGCGTTCCGTGCGGACACTTAGAACGCGCCCAGTCGCTCCAGGAATCGTTGCTGACAGAGTTCGGTCAGGAACTCGATGCCGTCTCGCTTGTCACCGGAGACGCCGGCGTCTTCACCGTCCGCGCAGACGACGAACTACTGTTCGACAAATCCGAAGACGAGTACGACGTCGAGGAGATCGTCGACGGTGTGGGCGAGCGCCTGTAG
- a CDS encoding ribbon-helix-helix domain-containing protein — MERVTLRIPKQQIDEVEQLVETGEFPNRSEAIRSAVREMINEQNDGRPERAGKRNWAKV; from the coding sequence ATGGAGCGTGTGACACTGCGAATACCGAAGCAGCAGATCGACGAAGTCGAACAGCTGGTCGAGACGGGCGAGTTTCCGAACCGGAGCGAGGCGATCCGGTCGGCCGTCCGTGAAATGATCAACGAACAGAACGACGGCCGCCCCGAGCGCGCCGGTAAACGAAACTGGGCGAAGGTGTAA
- a CDS encoding double zinc ribbon domain-containing protein yields the protein MGKITFRADDDLVDELETFDVSKSEVMREALRSYLDHPTDAGRSSDSSSVESDEPSIDDVLADRIDDALDERLEPRRSGEPSDVTVRILLDSEPSRRVDESDRRVTIPPSSQLRTERADLESADNPVGDCGQCGMTVDSSHVYCPNCGEKATQRVFCECGDEVWSDWSFCPSCGRRTPAADVLDSHRS from the coding sequence ATGGGAAAAATCACGTTTCGCGCGGATGACGACCTCGTCGACGAACTCGAGACCTTCGACGTCTCGAAGAGCGAGGTCATGCGCGAAGCGCTCCGCTCGTACCTCGATCACCCGACGGACGCCGGTCGGTCGTCCGATTCGTCGAGTGTCGAGTCCGACGAGCCGTCGATCGACGACGTGCTAGCGGATCGAATCGACGACGCGCTCGACGAGCGACTCGAACCTCGGCGCTCCGGCGAGCCGTCGGACGTCACCGTCCGTATTTTACTCGATTCCGAACCGTCACGGCGAGTCGACGAATCAGACCGCCGCGTCACGATACCGCCGTCGTCCCAGTTGCGGACCGAGCGCGCCGACCTGGAATCGGCTGACAATCCCGTCGGCGACTGCGGACAGTGCGGGATGACCGTCGACTCGTCTCACGTCTACTGTCCCAACTGCGGGGAGAAAGCCACGCAGCGAGTGTTCTGTGAGTGCGGAGACGAAGTGTGGTCGGACTGGTCGTTCTGTCCGTCGTGTGGCCGTCGGACGCCGGCTGCCGACGTGCTCGATTCTCACCGGTCCTGA